TGTGGGTTTAAGTCCAGATCAGCTCCAGTGTGTCCACTGATGGACATAAATGGAGCTCTATGGTCCAGAGGAAGAAGCTGTATCAGGCTGTAATAACAATATTTGATAGGCGGATACGTTcagttggttttggtcttttaatgtgattttttttgctgttttttaacttttatttaacaggcagcagcacaaactacaaaacagaacagacagtcCGGTAATGAAGGTGTGTGTCGACAGTGTATCCGTGACgtcgcccacaggtttctgaagaacagCTGTGAGGCTCAGTGTGGtggtcctgcctcttccacctcctgacTAATcgtcaaagacgtggatcatcacctgaatgacgcctggttgctcaaacaagtcacctgtgaccacacccacctgtcaatcaaagcgtccacgctcttaatcctgcatcactttaagccttaatataatgtgaacaggtgagttgtatataaattcaccctcagtacagttgtcatgaacggggaaattagctacagagaccaaaactgttttttgtaccaggctgtaaacatgtttatttctgctgtgaagttggacatttggacatggggacttatggagactgactcacttctggagccagcctcaagtggacgttagaggaactgcagtttttaagcacttcacagacacagaggttgctgtattatttatctAAGGGTTAAAGTTCAGCAAGCTGGACGTTGTTGCAAAATAAACCTCAACTAGAGATTTTTCGTCTTTTTGCTGTAAATGATCTTGTTTATTATGAAATCAATAATTAGACagaatgttgatttaaaaatgattttattgggTCGGGCTGGTCCAGCTGAAGCGAACCTCAAACAGAGTACAGTGATCTTTAGTGTCATCGTCTGGACAGGAAGTGCCGTATCTCTCAGTGCATGAAcgtgtgaatgtgacaagtgttgtaaaaaCTCTTTGGTGACCAGCAGACCAGAAAACTgctgtataaatacatttactgtgtgtggaTGAACGGTCTGTCTGACAACTGTAGAGAAACGAGGATGTGAAGACATGACATGATGGTGAAAGCTTGCCGGCAAGTTGATCTCCTCCTCCAGAAGGTTGGAGCATGGTGTGGTTCATCTGGTTTCATCTTATTTTTACAGTCTAAAGGTTTGAATTAAGTTTGATCACATCACGGAGGAATGCTGCATGTCTCAACTTTCAACAGAACCCTACACAAAGGTACACTGGACCTCCAAGAAGACACCCCACTCCGTCCTCCATGTCTTCACGGCAGATGAAGCCTCTCAGAAGAGACGTGCTGAGTCAAGAAGCAGGTCTTTAACTTCAGGCTTTCTCACAACAGGAAACCCTGATGGTCCTTCTGCATCATGACAAGAGGAGGCTGGAGTCCTCAGAAGATGGTGGACCAGGGACCAGGGACACCAACCAGAGAGGCCAGTACTGTCAGGGAAATATAACTGGAGGTGTCACGACAGGACAGAATCATCacagattatattaaggtttaaagttatgcaggattaagagcgtggacgctttgattgacaggtaggtgctgttacaggtggtttgtttgagcagccaggtgTCATCCAGCCCCTGTGCTCCTGCCCAAcgtccactacatttattattactgtcatcattgctaccatatctccattacagtttatagttagtcAATGTTCTGTTAATGTTCTACCTGTGACATGAACACCTTTGCTCAGGTGTGCAAACATTTATGACCTTTCACAGTCAGCCAACCATAAACACAGCACTGCTGCTCTGTTCCTGTCTGAAGAACCTGACAGAGGATAAAATAAACTAACATCTTCCTTTCAATGATGAGGCTTAACGAGGCCCGGTTAACGAGCTGGGCCAGGTGAAGTCAACTAACTAACACTGCTAGTTAGCCTTGTTAATGCTAAGGCTTGAAGTGATGAAACGTGATATTATGAAGTAAAAGCAgacttttgaattatttatctttattaaattaattaaaatcagttatttttattttataaagatCCCACAACTCATTCATTCTTGTTTTCAcgttgtcatggtaacagataacacatttaatatttatttattgttttctgaaTTCAAATCACCTGTGACCTCGTTTGACGGCAAGCCCCAATCAGCAGCCTCGGTTCAAACGCAGCGTCCAATCAGATTGGACGGAGCGCTATTTGAAAGCAGCTGCTCTCCGTGTTGTTTACCTGCAGCAGTCGGTGTTTCACGGTAACTCGTCGGTCGCTTCGTCGCTGGTCGGTGGATAAATCTCTCGTGTCACAGTTTGACCTCTCTGTCACGTGCAACATGTCGTCTGTGGAGGCTCGCGCTGCGGTGAGTACATGACGTCACGTTTAgccgttagctccgttagctcgtAGCATGTtagctctctgctgtttgttcggataaataaattaattaaatgtgtaaataaattaaatatgtaaatgttctGAGTCTGTGAGCTTCGTGTCCGTCTCTGTCAGCAGCTTCCCGCCGCAGAGAACCCGCTGAAGATGGTTAAAAGCACCGCGGCAGGTCTGAGGAGAGCCGCTCTGGGAGAGATCACCAACTGTGCTGGAGCCGGACAGGTAACCTCTGCACAACCTTTATacaacatatacacagacagGTAACCTCCACACAACCTTTATACAACCTGTACGCAACCTTTATACAACCTGTACACAGCCAGGTAACCTCCACACAACCTCCATACAACCTATACACAACCTGTACACAGACAGGTAACCTCCACACAACCTGTATACAACCTCCACACAACCGATACACAACATATACACAACCTGTACGCAACCTATACACAGCCAGGTAACCTCCACACAACCTTTATACAACCTGTACACAGCCAGGTAACCTCCACACAACCTATACGCAACGTCCACACAACCTAGACACAACAAGGTAACGTCCACACAACCTATGCACAACAAGGTAACGTCCACACAACCTATGCACAACCTCCGCACAACAAGGTAACATCCACACAACCTGTACACAACATCCACACAACATAAAGGTAACAGACAACCACAGAACtaacacaacacgcacacactcacctgGAGCTATGACACACCTGCATCATGtagccaaaagtatgtggacaccttTTGTCTCGTCTCCTCAGAGGCCGGGTCGAGGCAAAGCGTCCTCCAAACCATCGTGTGTCCAGAAGTCCAAACCCGCCGCGGTTCTGCCGGCCGTCCGGGTCCAAGCCGCTGCAGATCGTCTCCCTCCAGTTTCAGAGGAGTCAGCTGACGTGTCCATGAAGGACGAGGACGAGCTGTGCCAGGCGTTCTCTGAGGCGCTGCTCACCGTGCAGGACGTGGACGAGGACGACGCGGACCTGCCTCAGCTCTGCTCACAATACGTCAAAGACATCTACAGTTACCTGCACGTCCTGGAGGTAGTCCACTCGCTCCGTCCCTCAGACTGTCTCTGTCGTCCCGCACGGCGTCTTCATCGCGGCGTGTCTCCACAGGTGCAGCAGGCCGTACGAGCAAACTACATGCAGGGTTACGAGATCACCGAGCGCATGCGAGCTCTGCTGATCGACTGGCTGGTCCAGGTCCACTCCAGgttccagctgctgcaggagacTCTGTACCTCACAGTTGCCGTCCTGGATCGGTTCCTCCAGGTAAGAACCGTCTGAGCGGTCTCTGTTTCTGGTTTCCGAGCCGCGTGCCGACCgtcctctgtgctgcaggtcCAGCCGGTCTCTCGCAGGAAGCTGCAGCTCGTCGGCGTGACGGCCATGCTGGTGGCCTGTAAATACGAGGAGATGTACGCTCCGGAGGTCGGAGACTTCGCCTACATCACGGACAACGCCTTCACCAAGTCCCAGATTCTGGAGATGGAGCAGGTGGTTCTGAGGACCCTGAACTTTGAGCTGGGACGGCCTCTTCCTCTGCACTTCCTCAGACGAGCCTCCAAGGTGGCCAGTGTGAGTGTCTGCTCCGGTCTCTGTTCACGACCTCAACGTTTAAATGTGTCCAGAGTTCTTCAAagttctgtttgtctcagtcTGACGTGGAGCGCCACACGCTGGCCAAGTACCTGATGGAGCTGACCCTCCTCGACTACGACATGGTTCACTACCGGCCCTCTGAGGTCGCCGCCGCCTCGCTGTGTCTGtcccagctgctgctggacgAGCTGCCGTGGGTGAGTTTGTCGGCCCGGCGGGTCGTCGGCTGTGATTCGTCTCTTTAGCGGCGCCGTTAATCGTCTCgggtcttgtctcagtctcccACACAGCAGCACTACTCGACCTACGACGAGGCCCACCTGAAGCCGGTCATGCAGCACATCGCCAAGAACGTGGTGACGGCGAACGACGCCAAGTCCAAGTTCCAGGTGAGCTGACACTAAGAACCGGAGAGCTTTAATTCAGAGCTGAACTCAAACTCAACTGTAACTTTGTTCCTCTGCAGGCCGTGAAGACGAAGTACTCGAGCAGCAAGCTGATGAAGATCAGCCTCATTCCTCAGCTCAAGTCTGCGACCATCAGGAACATGGCGGCCGCTCTGCTCAGCTCATGATGGAAGGaacttttttacatttcagaattTCTC
The Larimichthys crocea isolate SSNF chromosome VIII, L_crocea_2.0, whole genome shotgun sequence genome window above contains:
- the LOC104935762 gene encoding G2/mitotic-specific cyclin-B2 isoform X1 — translated: MSSVEARAAQLPAAENPLKMVKSTAAGLRRAALGEITNCAGAGQRPGRGKASSKPSCVQKSKPAAVLPAVRVQAAADRLPPVSEESADVSMKDEDELCQAFSEALLTVQDVDEDDADLPQLCSQYVKDIYSYLHVLEVQQAVRANYMQGYEITERMRALLIDWLVQVHSRFQLLQETLYLTVAVLDRFLQVQPVSRRKLQLVGVTAMLVACKYEEMYAPEVGDFAYITDNAFTKSQILEMEQVVLRTLNFELGRPLPLHFLRRASKVASSDVERHTLAKYLMELTLLDYDMVHYRPSEVAAASLCLSQLLLDELPWSPTQQHYSTYDEAHLKPVMQHIAKNVVTANDAKSKFQAVKTKYSSSKLMKISLIPQLKSATIRNMAAALLSS
- the LOC104935762 gene encoding G2/mitotic-specific cyclin-B2 isoform X2, giving the protein MSSVEARAALPAAENPLKMVKSTAAGLRRAALGEITNCAGAGQRPGRGKASSKPSCVQKSKPAAVLPAVRVQAAADRLPPVSEESADVSMKDEDELCQAFSEALLTVQDVDEDDADLPQLCSQYVKDIYSYLHVLEVQQAVRANYMQGYEITERMRALLIDWLVQVHSRFQLLQETLYLTVAVLDRFLQVQPVSRRKLQLVGVTAMLVACKYEEMYAPEVGDFAYITDNAFTKSQILEMEQVVLRTLNFELGRPLPLHFLRRASKVASSDVERHTLAKYLMELTLLDYDMVHYRPSEVAAASLCLSQLLLDELPWSPTQQHYSTYDEAHLKPVMQHIAKNVVTANDAKSKFQAVKTKYSSSKLMKISLIPQLKSATIRNMAAALLSS